DNA from Paraburkholderia sp. ZP32-5:
ATGCGGCGCCCGTGCGTCAGCGCTCGGGCGATGTGTGTCTCGTTCAGCGGATCGGACACTCGTTGCAACCGGGATCCGCGCGTTGTTTTTCGATGGGGGGATTCTAGGTTTCGCTTTCTGCCGAGGCCAATTCATAATTCGAAACCGTCGCTTCAGCTTTTTTGATAAGTCGCGAGGACCGCTGACAACACGGATTTGCGCGGTATTAACGACGGCCTATACTGCGCGCGTGCGCGAGCATGCCGCGCGCGGCCCTTCTTCGATCCGGACTCGACACATGAAGCCCAGCGTCACATTCCGTCAGTTGAATGCCTTTCGCACAGTGGCTCGTCTGCAGAGCTTCACGCAGGCCGCCAACGCGTTGCACATCTCGCAGTCGGCATTGACGATGCAGATCGGTGCGCTCGAAAACCAGCTCGGCGTGCAGCTATTCGATCGCAGCCGCCGTCAGGTCAGCCTGACCTTCGTGGGCGACAACCTGCTCGCGCTCGCCGCGCGCATCGTCGATGAAGTCGATGGCTTCGCAGCCGCCGCGAGCGAGTTGGCGGGTCTCGATCGCGGCATCGTGCGCGTCGCGACGCTGCCTTCGATCGCATCGCGCTACGTCGCGCCCGCCGCGCGTGCGCTGAAACGCGAATTCCCCGGCTTCCAGCTGAAAATTCTCGACGCAGTGGCCGAACGCGTGATCGAACTGGTCAAGGAAGGCGACGCAGATTTCGGCATCACGAGCCGCGTGGCCGGCGACCCCGATCTGCACTGGGAGTATTTTCTCGAAGACCGGCTGTTCGGCTACGAACATGTCGCGACGGCCGGCGATCCGCCCCGCACGTCGATTACGCTCGCCGAACTCGCCAGCAAGCCGCTGATCCTGTCGGGACGCAACGGCATCGTGCGCAAGCTGCTCGATCAGGCGATCAGCGATCACGGTCTCGACATGCGGGCCGATTACGAAGTTGTCTACGACGCGACCGCGATCTCGCTCGCGAAGGAAGGACTCGGCATCGCCGTGCTATCCGAAGCGATCGGCCGCACGATGCAGGCCCCCGAACTGGCTGCTTATCCGATCGTCGATCCGGAAATCCGCCGCGAAGTATGGTTCGTCTGGTCGAACCGGCAAACGCTGTCGCGCAGCGCCAACGCGTTGCGGTTGATTCTGCTCAATGGTGTCGAGCGGGAGCGGCAGGAAGGTGGAGTGTCGGGTGCGGATAGCGGCGAAGAGCCGGGCGACGACACGGACGCAGACGCAGACGTTCGCGCGGATTGACTCATTCTCGCGCGTCGACACCCGCGTTGATATCCGCATCATCGTGCGCTTCATCGTGTGCATCGACATCCGCCGACTCGCCGCGCGCATTCCGCACAACCGCCGCACCCGCTCCTTGCGCCTCCGGCACCCGCCGCATACGCGGCGCGCGCGGCGACGCCCATGCCTGTCCCTCGGCAAACCAGTTGCGCAGGAATTCGAGCAAGGTCCGCACGCGCGAC
Protein-coding regions in this window:
- a CDS encoding LysR family transcriptional regulator produces the protein MKPSVTFRQLNAFRTVARLQSFTQAANALHISQSALTMQIGALENQLGVQLFDRSRRQVSLTFVGDNLLALAARIVDEVDGFAAAASELAGLDRGIVRVATLPSIASRYVAPAARALKREFPGFQLKILDAVAERVIELVKEGDADFGITSRVAGDPDLHWEYFLEDRLFGYEHVATAGDPPRTSITLAELASKPLILSGRNGIVRKLLDQAISDHGLDMRADYEVVYDATAISLAKEGLGIAVLSEAIGRTMQAPELAAYPIVDPEIRREVWFVWSNRQTLSRSANALRLILLNGVERERQEGGVSGADSGEEPGDDTDADADVRAD